One Glycocaulis abyssi DNA window includes the following coding sequences:
- a CDS encoding agmatine/peptidylarginine deiminase yields the protein MVWQSHPSLLLKAASNTMTAHLHIPHETAPQSVIHTCWPADGDLWEENLAPARAEFASFVSHLVRGGQAVTVHAASEETARDVRARLGDTVEVVRNPYGDVWVRDTGPVFAVSNGQLKAVRFRFNGWGGKYELDGDQQIGLAVAARAGAALKEIDLVCEGGALEFDGEGTLLTTRQCLLNANRNPSLSEAQVEDRLKEALGVSAVIWLDEGLIGDHTDGHVDNIARFIAPGIVACQSASGGDDPNAKIFDAIARQLENARDAKGRRLEIVRIPSPGRVVDEEGEPKAASHMNWVISPKTVVIPSFNAHADAALAILKPYFASHTLAASPSSHILSGGGSFHCVTCNQPRV from the coding sequence ATGGTATGGCAAAGCCATCCGTCCCTGCTGCTGAAAGCTGCGTCCAACACGATGACCGCCCATCTTCACATCCCCCACGAGACCGCGCCGCAGAGCGTGATCCATACCTGCTGGCCGGCAGACGGCGATCTGTGGGAAGAAAACCTCGCCCCCGCCCGCGCCGAATTTGCCAGCTTTGTCAGCCATCTGGTGCGCGGCGGCCAGGCCGTCACCGTGCATGCGGCCAGTGAGGAAACGGCCCGCGATGTCCGTGCGCGCCTGGGCGATACGGTTGAGGTTGTGCGCAATCCTTATGGCGATGTCTGGGTGCGTGATACCGGCCCGGTCTTTGCCGTCTCGAATGGCCAGCTCAAGGCGGTTCGCTTTCGCTTCAATGGCTGGGGCGGCAAGTATGAGCTTGATGGCGACCAGCAGATCGGGCTGGCCGTCGCTGCCCGCGCCGGTGCCGCGCTCAAGGAGATCGATCTGGTCTGCGAGGGCGGCGCGCTGGAGTTTGACGGCGAGGGCACACTTCTCACCACGCGCCAGTGTCTTCTCAACGCCAACCGCAATCCTTCGCTTTCCGAAGCGCAGGTGGAAGACCGGCTGAAAGAGGCGCTGGGGGTCAGCGCCGTGATCTGGCTCGATGAGGGTCTGATCGGCGACCATACCGATGGCCATGTCGACAATATCGCCCGCTTCATCGCGCCCGGCATCGTGGCTTGCCAGAGCGCCAGCGGCGGTGACGACCCCAATGCGAAAATCTTCGATGCCATCGCACGCCAGCTTGAAAATGCGCGTGACGCGAAGGGCCGCAGGCTGGAAATCGTGCGCATTCCCTCGCCGGGACGGGTTGTGGATGAGGAGGGCGAGCCGAAGGCCGCCTCCCACATGAACTGGGTGATTTCGCCGAAAACGGTGGTAATTCCGTCGTTTAACGCGCACGCCGATGCGGCGTTAGCAATCCTGAAACCTTACTTTGCGTCGCACACTCTTGCCGCCAGCCCGTCTTCGCATATCCTGTCAGGCGGCGGGTCCTTTCATTGTGTGACGTGCAACCAGCCACGGGTCTGA
- a CDS encoding TonB-dependent receptor domain-containing protein, translating to MTFLKKFAYGASVAALAAMAPVAAVHAQQITSDIRGQITDQNGAPISGASVQVIHQPSGSVSNSVTSAGGVFSARGLRVGGPYTVTITANGYQPRQVEGISLNLGETFRLDQSLEASQATEVIVVTGSAIQTVETAIGPNATFGQDVLTAAPAINRSLGDIVRIDPRIYVDESFVDAIQCAGANPRFNSLTVDGVRLNDGFGLNSNGFPTESQPFSYDAIEQVAVELAPYDVRYGGFSACNINAVTKSGGNEFRGGFFVDYTSDSLTGSSLEGNSVTIEPFDDYRYGINVGGPIIQDRLFFFAAYERREGTNTFDRGPEGSGATVEISGFTLADFEEIRRISRDVYNYDPGGIPSSYGNTDEKFLLRLDWEINNNHRASFVYNYNDGFNITQSDGGNSQFEYSNHLYERGAELNSYTASLFSDWTNNFSTEMRLSYIDLVNRQNSLDTDGFGEVQIRVGGNTIYLGGDDSRQSNELNYSILSAQLRGNYQLDNHSISFGYEREQYDIYNLFVQHTIGEFRFNSIADFENGFPSAIYYNNAPSQNPADAAADWGYAINTVFVQDEWQVTPNLTITGGLRYDWYTTSDAPPENPDFVADYGFSNSQTLDGTGLIQPRFAVQWDVSDTLTVRGGIGLFSGGNPNVWLSNNYSANNVTQFGQRGRNFGYTNGTRSLFDADVVYPNGLTPGFAVPQELVDGVAAGVGDNFEINYLDPSFNIPAEWKFSLGATWLVDVPLAGFLGGEYIVNADLLFNRAQNSAVIRRGDLDQVGTAVAGIPVFASNREPSFVLTNATRDVDSFNFGLTVQREYDFGLSWVAGYSYSDAQDIQPMTSSVAFSNYSNRAYFNPQVDEIAQSNYNVPHRFTLLLNYEHEFVQEYRTRFTLFGQAAQGRPYGYGFASNSVMGFNPFQEGASSLLYVPTGPSDPNVAFAGGFDVDGFFSYLEQQGLMGYAGGFVPRNAFNSDWWIKADLRIEQELPGLRDGHRSAAFIVIDNLPNLINDEWGIFRQASFPGTIEAASAGLINGGNQIEYRSFNPNRVVQGRQGSASLWSVRIGLRYEF from the coding sequence ATGACTTTCCTCAAGAAGTTTGCCTATGGCGCTTCTGTGGCCGCGCTCGCCGCGATGGCCCCGGTTGCTGCCGTACACGCCCAGCAGATCACGTCCGACATTCGTGGCCAGATTACGGATCAGAACGGCGCGCCGATCAGCGGCGCGAGCGTGCAGGTTATTCACCAGCCTTCGGGCTCTGTGTCGAACAGCGTCACCTCGGCGGGCGGCGTGTTTTCTGCCCGCGGCCTTCGCGTAGGCGGCCCCTACACGGTGACGATCACGGCGAATGGCTACCAGCCGCGTCAGGTTGAAGGCATCTCGCTGAACCTGGGCGAAACGTTCCGCCTCGACCAGTCTCTGGAGGCATCGCAGGCCACCGAAGTCATCGTTGTCACGGGTTCGGCCATCCAGACCGTTGAAACCGCGATCGGCCCGAACGCGACCTTCGGCCAGGACGTGCTGACTGCAGCGCCCGCCATCAACCGCAGCCTTGGCGATATCGTGCGTATCGATCCGCGCATCTATGTCGACGAGTCCTTCGTTGACGCCATCCAGTGTGCCGGTGCCAACCCGCGCTTCAACAGCCTGACCGTCGACGGCGTGCGCCTCAATGACGGTTTCGGTCTGAACAGCAACGGCTTCCCGACCGAGAGCCAGCCCTTCTCCTATGATGCCATTGAGCAGGTCGCGGTCGAGCTGGCCCCGTACGACGTGCGTTATGGCGGCTTCTCGGCCTGTAACATCAACGCTGTGACCAAGTCCGGCGGGAACGAGTTCCGCGGCGGCTTCTTCGTGGATTACACCAGTGACAGCCTGACTGGCAGCAGCCTGGAAGGTAATAGCGTCACCATCGAGCCGTTTGACGATTACCGCTACGGCATCAATGTCGGTGGCCCGATCATCCAGGACCGCCTGTTCTTCTTCGCTGCCTATGAGCGCCGCGAAGGCACCAATACGTTCGACCGCGGTCCGGAAGGTTCCGGCGCAACAGTTGAAATCTCCGGCTTCACGCTGGCCGATTTCGAGGAAATCCGCCGCATTTCGCGTGATGTGTACAATTACGATCCGGGCGGCATCCCGTCCAGCTACGGCAATACGGACGAGAAATTCCTTCTGCGTCTGGACTGGGAAATCAATAACAATCACCGCGCAAGCTTCGTCTACAATTACAATGACGGCTTCAACATCACGCAGTCCGATGGCGGCAATAGCCAGTTCGAATATTCCAATCACCTCTATGAGCGTGGCGCTGAGCTGAATTCCTATACGGCTTCGCTGTTCTCTGACTGGACGAACAACTTCTCCACCGAGATGCGTCTCAGCTATATTGATCTGGTCAATCGCCAGAACTCGCTCGACACGGACGGGTTTGGTGAAGTCCAGATCCGCGTTGGCGGCAACACCATCTACCTTGGGGGTGACGACAGCCGCCAGTCCAACGAGCTGAACTACTCGATCCTGTCGGCCCAGCTGCGTGGTAACTACCAGCTCGACAACCACTCGATCTCGTTTGGCTACGAACGTGAGCAGTACGACATCTACAACCTCTTCGTTCAGCACACGATCGGTGAATTCCGCTTCAACAGCATTGCCGACTTCGAGAACGGCTTCCCGAGCGCGATCTATTACAACAATGCGCCTTCGCAAAATCCCGCCGACGCGGCTGCCGACTGGGGTTACGCGATCAACACGGTTTTCGTGCAGGACGAGTGGCAGGTTACGCCGAACCTGACGATCACGGGCGGCCTTCGCTATGACTGGTACACCACCAGCGATGCTCCGCCGGAAAATCCCGACTTCGTTGCCGATTACGGCTTCTCGAACTCGCAGACGCTTGACGGTACCGGCCTGATCCAGCCCCGCTTTGCGGTGCAATGGGATGTTAGCGACACGCTCACCGTGCGCGGTGGCATCGGCCTGTTCTCCGGCGGCAACCCCAATGTCTGGCTGTCGAACAATTACTCGGCGAACAACGTGACCCAGTTCGGCCAGCGCGGCCGCAATTTCGGCTACACGAACGGCACGCGTTCGCTGTTTGATGCCGATGTTGTCTACCCGAACGGTCTGACACCGGGCTTTGCGGTGCCGCAGGAGCTGGTTGACGGCGTTGCTGCGGGCGTGGGTGACAATTTCGAGATCAACTATCTCGATCCGAGCTTCAACATTCCGGCTGAGTGGAAGTTCTCGCTGGGCGCCACCTGGCTTGTCGATGTGCCGCTGGCCGGCTTCCTGGGCGGTGAGTACATCGTCAATGCCGACCTGCTCTTCAACCGCGCCCAGAACTCGGCGGTTATCCGCCGCGGTGACCTGGACCAGGTTGGCACGGCTGTTGCCGGCATCCCGGTCTTTGCGAGCAATCGCGAGCCGTCCTTTGTGCTGACCAACGCCACGCGTGATGTCGACTCCTTCAATTTCGGCCTCACCGTTCAGCGCGAATATGATTTCGGCCTCAGCTGGGTTGCCGGTTACTCCTATTCGGACGCCCAGGACATCCAGCCGATGACCAGCTCGGTGGCCTTCTCGAACTATAGCAACCGGGCCTACTTCAACCCGCAAGTGGATGAAATCGCCCAGTCCAACTACAACGTTCCGCACCGCTTTACGCTGCTGCTGAACTATGAGCATGAGTTCGTGCAGGAATACCGCACGCGCTTCACCCTGTTCGGCCAGGCCGCTCAGGGCCGTCCCTACGGCTACGGCTTTGCGTCGAACAGCGTGATGGGCTTCAATCCCTTCCAGGAAGGCGCGAGCTCACTGCTCTACGTGCCCACCGGTCCGAGCGATCCCAATGTCGCTTTTGCCGGCGGTTTCGATGTGGATGGCTTCTTCAGCTATCTCGAGCAGCAGGGTCTGATGGGTTATGCGGGCGGTTTCGTTCCGCGCAACGCCTTCAACTCTGACTGGTGGATCAAGGCCGACCTGCGCATCGAGCAGGAACTGCCCGGTCTTCGCGATGGTCACCGCAGCGCGGCGTTCATCGTGATCGACAACCTGCCCAACCTCATCAATGACGAGTGGGGCATCTTCCGTCAGGCCAGCTTCCCCGGCACGATCGAAGCTGCCAGCGCCGGACTGATCAATGGCGGTAACCAGATCGAGTACCGCAGCTTCAACCCGAACCGTGTGGTGCAGGGCCGTCAGGGCTCGGCCTCGCTCTGGTCGGTCCGCATCGGCCTGCGCTACGAGTTCTAG